The genome window TTTCCGGCTGGAAGCTCAAAAGCTGCCAGTTGCCGCCGCCGACGAGGCAGGTCTTGCCGTAGAATTTGGCGATGCCGACATAGGAATGCCGGGTCGTGCGGAACTGGCGGCAGACCTGGCCCGACTCATTGTTCTCGACGATCGTATCGATGACGCCGGCGCTGCCCGTCGATGCATTCGCCCAGGGAAGCGGCTGGCCTTCGAGCCTTTGCACGTCGGCCGAGGTCACGGCGTTGCGCACGGTCATCTCGTCGGAGAGCGTGTCAGTGCTCGGCGGCGTCTGCGGCACGGTGCCGGTTGCCACCGACCGGTCGACCTTGGCTTCGCTCAAAAAATCCATGCCGCTGCCAACGCAGCCGGAAAGCAAAAGCATGGCAACGCCAATGACGAAGAACGCGCTGCTGCGTTGCCGCAGGCCCTTTGTATGGCGATTTGACTTTGCTATGACTTCCACCCTGCGTCCTGTCCAGTTATCAAAAGCTGGGCGAGTTTTGAATAATCCGGGGCATTTGAACCAATATGTCGGCAAACGAGTTAACAAGCGGTGACTTTACCGAAAGTGGCGAACCCTTCAAGCTCTTTGCCGAATGGCTGAAAGAAGCGGAGGCCTCCGAACCCAACGACCCGAATGCCGTGGCGCTGGCAACGGTCGATGAGGATGGTCTTCCCAATGTCCGCATGGTTCTCCTGAAAGGATTCGATGACGACGGTTTCGTCTTTTACACCAATTTCGAGAGTCAGAAAGGCCGTGAAATTCTGGGCCAGAAAAAGGCCGCCATGTGCTTTCACTGGAAAAGCCTGCGCCGCCAGGTAAGGCTGCGCGGTCCCGTCGAGGTCGTCACCGACGCCGAAGCCGACGCCTATTTCCAGACGCGGGCGCGCGGCAGCCGCATCGGCGCCTGGGCCTCCAAGCAGTCCCGCCCGCTCGAAAGCCGATTCGCGCTTGAGAAAGCCGTAGCCGAATACACCGCCCGTTACGCCATCGGCGAGATTCCCCGCCCCGCCCACTGGTCGGGCTTTCGCATTCGGCCGACCTCGATCGAATTCTGGAAAGACCAGAAATTCCGCCTGCATGACCGCGTCGAATTCCGCCGGCCATCCCCGCAAGGCGAATGGGACAAGGTCAGGATGTATCCCTGAAAGGCCTACCGGCCCATCAGCTTCAGCGGAATGCCGGAGGCGAGCGCCGAGACATAGCGTCGCTTCTGGTAGAAGCCGTTGAGCGACATGCGGGGGAGATAGCCGGTCAGCTGCGCTGACGGCAGTCCGGGCTGGGTGGTGACCGCTAAGGTAAAGCCGAGATTGCGGGCAATCCTCGCTTCGCGGCCGGTCGCAGCCTCCGGTGTGCCATAGGGATAGGCGATCGTCTCGGGACGGATGCCGGTCACCGCCTCGACGTAATCAGCCGAAACCTGCATCTCGATCCGCGCTTCGGCTTCCGGCAGGCGGGCAAGCGCGCGATGGCTGATCGTGTGGGCGCCAAGCAATGCGAGCGGATGCCCGGCGAGCCATCGCAATTGATCGGGCTGCATCACCAGTTCGCGCGTGATATCGGTCGGCTCGATGCCGTTTTCCCGCGCCAGCCTGTCGATGGCGGCGACGGCGCCCGCCTCATCGGAGCGGTGGATATACCAGGCGAAGCGGTCGAAGGCGTGCCATTGCTGCTGTGGGCTGTCGAGCGCCAGCCGCTCGCTGCCGCGGCCGAAATCGAAGTGGATTTCGTTTTGCCGACGCAACAGGACGGCGAGCGTCTCCCACCAGATGCTGTGCGAGCCCTCGGCAAAACCCTGGGCGACGAACACTGTAAACGGCGCCCGGTGCCGCTCGAATACCGGCAGCGCATGTTCGAGATTGTTGATGTAGCCGTCGTCGAGCGTGAAAGCGGCAAACGGCTTCCCACCCTCGGGCTCCGCCAGCAGCCCTGGCACCTGATCGAGTGGCACGAAGCGATAACCCTCCCGCTTCAGCCGCCCGAGCGCCGCATCGAGAAAGCGCGGGGTGATTTCGAGATGCGCGTTCGGCTCGAAAGCCTCAGGCACGTGCGGACGGACATGATGCAGTGTGAAGACGACGCCCCGTCCGCGCGCTTGCCGCATCAGCCCTGCCAAAGCGAGCAGCCAGGAAAGCTCGAGCCCGGCGCCGATCGCTGCGCGTTTTGCCAATCGCTTCAATTGTCCCGTCATCCGCCGTCTGTCCCCTGCCTTTGTCGGAAACTAGCAAGAGCGACTTAAGCCTTGCTGAATCCCGATTCGGCGCAGATGCTTCATTTCGCATTAACCAAGACGATGAAAAGACTAGAAAAATGGTAGGCGTTGCCTCAAAGTCGCGCCAAACTTACGGCTTCTGTCATATTACGGCACAAATGCCGATCTGACTGACGAGCCTGGCGCATCAAGGGGACATGCATGAGAAAGCTTTTGGCGGCTGTTTTGACCGTAACGCTTGCCGTTTCGGCGCCGCTTGCGGCCCTTGCCGGCAGCGCTTCCTTGATCCTCGATGCCCGCACCGGCAAGGTTCTCGCCGCCGAAAACGCCGATACGCTGAACCATCCGGCCTCGCTGACCAAGATGATGACGCTCTATCTCACCTTCGAGGCGTTGAAACGCGGCAAGATCGCCTGGGATACGCCGATCAAGATGTCGAAATACGCCGCCTCCCGGCCGCCGACCAAGCTTGGCGTCAAGGCCGGCGGCACGATCACCGTGCGCGAGGCGGTCTATGGCATGATCATCAAATCCGCCAATGATGCCGCCTCCGCCATGGGCGAGAAGCTCGGCGGCTCGGAAAGCGGCTTTGCCCAGATGATGACGGCCAAAGCCCGCCAGCTCGGCATGAGCCGCACCGTCTTCGTCAACGCATCAGGCCTGCCGGACGGCCGCCAGGTGACGACGGCGCGTGACATGTCGACGCTCGCCGTCGCGCTGATGAAAAATTATCCGAACGAATACCGGCTGTTTTCGGCGGCAAGTTTCAATTTTCGCGGCCGCACCGTGCGCGGCCACAACAATCTCATGTACCGCTACCAGGGCATGGACGGCATCAAGACCGGTTACACCAACGCCTCCGGCTTCAATCTGGTCAGCGCCGTCCGGGACGGCAACCGCCGCGTGGTCGGCGTCGTGCTCGGCGGCCGCACCGCCCGCAGCCGCGACGACAAGATGGCGGGTTTGCTCGACCGCTATCTCGGCCGTGCCTCCTCTTCCGGCGGCGCCAAGCTGGTGGCGAGCGTCGGCGCCAAGGAAGCCGTCGAAGTCGCCTCCGCCGCCGATGCTGCCGATGTACCGGTGCCGCTCAACGCACCGCGGCCAGTCGACGATCTCGCGGCCAAGAGCCTGGCCTATGCCGACGACGCCGTCGTGCCGCTGGAGCGCCCGGTCGCGATGGACGAAATCCTGAACGCCGGCAAGACAGTGAAGACCTCGGCGAAACAGGCTGATGGCGACTGGCAGATCCAGATCTCGGCCGCGCCGAGCGCCGATGCCGCGCGTGCGCTTCTCGCCCAGGCGCAGTCGGAAGGCGGCGCGCCGCTCGTTTCCGCTTCGCCCTATACCGAGGCGGTCGGGCAGGGCGCCAACAAGATCTACCGCGCCCGCTTCGTCGGCTTTGCCAGCAAGGATGCCGCCGTCTCGGCCTGCGATGCGCTGAAGCAGCGCTCCTATGACTGCATGCTGCTGCCGGACCACAGCTGATCGCCACCGCGCACTGCGGCAATTCACGCTGGACAAGCATCGGGAATCAGCGTCTCCTCCATAAACAAAAGGAGAACATCCATGCTGCGCCGTCTTGCCGACCAGTTCGAAGCCTCATCCTCCGTTCATGTCGCTGCCAACAATATCGAGCGCGATGCCG of Rhizobium sp. BT04 contains these proteins:
- the pdxH gene encoding pyridoxamine 5'-phosphate oxidase; amino-acid sequence: MSANELTSGDFTESGEPFKLFAEWLKEAEASEPNDPNAVALATVDEDGLPNVRMVLLKGFDDDGFVFYTNFESQKGREILGQKKAAMCFHWKSLRRQVRLRGPVEVVTDAEADAYFQTRARGSRIGAWASKQSRPLESRFALEKAVAEYTARYAIGEIPRPAHWSGFRIRPTSIEFWKDQKFRLHDRVEFRRPSPQGEWDKVRMYP
- a CDS encoding polysaccharide deacetylase family protein → MTGQLKRLAKRAAIGAGLELSWLLALAGLMRQARGRGVVFTLHHVRPHVPEAFEPNAHLEITPRFLDAALGRLKREGYRFVPLDQVPGLLAEPEGGKPFAAFTLDDGYINNLEHALPVFERHRAPFTVFVAQGFAEGSHSIWWETLAVLLRRQNEIHFDFGRGSERLALDSPQQQWHAFDRFAWYIHRSDEAGAVAAIDRLARENGIEPTDITRELVMQPDQLRWLAGHPLALLGAHTISHRALARLPEAEARIEMQVSADYVEAVTGIRPETIAYPYGTPEAATGREARIARNLGFTLAVTTQPGLPSAQLTGYLPRMSLNGFYQKRRYVSALASGIPLKLMGR
- a CDS encoding D-alanyl-D-alanine carboxypeptidase family protein; this encodes MRKLLAAVLTVTLAVSAPLAALAGSASLILDARTGKVLAAENADTLNHPASLTKMMTLYLTFEALKRGKIAWDTPIKMSKYAASRPPTKLGVKAGGTITVREAVYGMIIKSANDAASAMGEKLGGSESGFAQMMTAKARQLGMSRTVFVNASGLPDGRQVTTARDMSTLAVALMKNYPNEYRLFSAASFNFRGRTVRGHNNLMYRYQGMDGIKTGYTNASGFNLVSAVRDGNRRVVGVVLGGRTARSRDDKMAGLLDRYLGRASSSGGAKLVASVGAKEAVEVASAADAADVPVPLNAPRPVDDLAAKSLAYADDAVVPLERPVAMDEILNAGKTVKTSAKQADGDWQIQISAAPSADAARALLAQAQSEGGAPLVSASPYTEAVGQGANKIYRARFVGFASKDAAVSACDALKQRSYDCMLLPDHS
- a CDS encoding RT0821/Lpp0805 family surface protein; protein product: MEVIAKSNRHTKGLRQRSSAFFVIGVAMLLLSGCVGSGMDFLSEAKVDRSVATGTVPQTPPSTDTLSDEMTVRNAVTSADVQRLEGQPLPWANASTGSAGVIDTIVENNESGQVCRQFRTTRHSYVGIAKFYGKTCLVGGGNWQLLSFQPES